The DNA region ATCTTGTAAAATTTTAATGGATCCCGTGGGTTCGGTCTCTCCAATCATAAATCCAGGCATATCCACTACCCAAATACGACCTTGGTTATCAAAATCAATGGCCACAGGCGAATCCAATAGCGGTTCTGAAGCCACAACCTCTAATTCAAACCCTTCTTCAATTTTATAAGCATCCAATGTAATTATTGGTTCTTCAAAATTGGGCTTACAGCTCAATAGTAATAAACAGAAAAAAATACAAGAAAAAATATATTTCATTAACAGAATTGTAGCTTAATAGTAATTTTTATGCTACAAATTAAACGAAATCAATTAACTATAAAAAATCCAAATGAATAAATTATTATAAATCTATAGTCATACCCTGTTTGGCTGTATTAAAACCTTTTTCAATTACTGTTTTTTGAGCTTTACTTCCGTTAATTAGCAACGGATTGGTGTGGTTAAAATGGATAAAGTGAACTTTATTTTTATCTTTTTCTGATAAGTTTTCCAACAATGTCATACTTTCTTCCACAAAAGGATGCGGAACTTCGTTCATATCCCTATTAATTTCGCCATCTTTAAAAAAAGTAGCATCTAACAAGGCAATATCAACTTCTTTAATGTAATCGACAATATTTCTATCCCATTTTTCCCATTTATCAATATCTGGAATAAACAAGGCTTTTTTCTTTTGATTATTGATAATAAACCCAACCGTTTCAGTAAATTCATCTCGATGCGGGACTTGAATAGGTGTTACAGAAATTCGTTCGTTTAATTCAATAATTGAGTCCTCTTGCAAAGGTTTTAAATCAATATTATTTAGCTTTACCAATTGGCTCCATGGACCATTTTTGGTCAAATAAGTTTTCATTTTGGGCATGACATACACAGGCATATTTTTTGCTCCAAGTGCTTCTCTTCCTAAAAACATCAGTCCCGTATAATGGCCCATATGTCCGTGGGTTAAGAAAATACCGTCAGGCAATGGTTTATCTTTTAAATGTGCCGATAATAGCTGAGTTTGAGCGGTAAAATCAGGCGTAGCATCAAAAATCCAACTTTCATTAGAAACAGAATCTACCAATGCAATTGAACTTACAAACCTTTTCAATTCAGTGTTTTTAGCAACACGTTCGCAACATTCTTTTTGACAGGCAATTTGTGGATAGCCGGCATCTTGGGCAGTACCTAAAACTAAAATGTAGGGATCAGTTGGATTGGGTGCAGTATCCGTTTTTTCTTGTTTCTTATTACAAGAAAAAAGAGAAATCAGAATAAAAATAAAGGTGATTTTTCTCATAATAAAGTCATTTAAAAGTCCTTCCCTTTTGGGAAGGATTTAGGATAGGCTATCTTACCAACTTCCAGAAGCACCGCCTCCTCCGCCCATACCACCGCCAAATCCGCCAAATCCGCCGCCACCAAAACTTCCTCCTCCAGAACTACCGCCAAAGCCTCCACCACCACCAAATCCTCCACGACCAGAACGACTCAAGATAATAGCTTCTAAAATAGAACGTGCAACGTCATCTCTTCTATTGCCACGGTTTCCTTTATTACCACGGTTTCTTTTATTGCGATTGGAAAGAATAATAAATAGAATAATCAGAAAAAGTATGATAAAGACAAAAGGGATACCATCTCCACCATCATTACTCCGTTGTGGTGAGCCTTTATACTCACCATTCATAATTTGAATTATAGCAGATGTACCTTTATCTAAACCACTGTAAAAATTACCTTGCTTAAATTGAGGAGTAATGATATTAGTTATTATCCTTTTAGAAAGAGCATCTGTTAATAAATGTTCAACACCATACCCCGTAGATATCGCTATCTTTCGTTGATTTGTGTCCAAAACCAACAAAATACCATTGTCTTCTTCTGCTTGTCCCAATCCCCACTCAGTTAGCATTTTTGCCGCATAAAAGTTGATATCATCTTTAATATCGTTTCTTATTGCTATAGCTATTCCAGTAGAAGTAGTATCGGCATAATTTTTTAGTTTTATATTTAATAATCGCTGCTCATCCTCAGATAATAAGTTTATGTAATCTTGAACTGCTTTATCTGGATGCTTCTTCTCAGGAATTTCTTGACAATAACCTTCAAAACTAAAGCTCAATAAAAAAATAGCGAAAACTATAAAATGAAAATATATGGATTTAGTTTTGTGCATTTGTAGTAAAGAAAGGTTCTAAAATAATTCTAGTGCAATATACCAAAAATGTAGCAACAAAACAGGTTGTAACCTAGTGGCACGAAAACCGCAAATACCAAAATTGGTTTTCATAAAAATATCAACTACTTTAGTAGCTCTTTTAACCAAACTAAATCATGAAAAAATTTACTTTACTTGCCTTTTTTATTACAACAATTATTTCTGCTCAACAATTAGACCTAGAAAAGCTGAAAAGCATGAAACCTAGGGCTATTGGCCCCGCTGGAATGAGTGGACGAATTACAGCAATTGATGTTGTAAATAATAATCCCGATATCATATATGCTGGAGCAGCTTCTGGCGGTGTTTGGAAATCGGAAAGTGGGGGTATAGACTGGAAACCTATTTTTGACAAACAACCTCTTCAAGGTATAGGTGCCCTAGCAATTCAACAAAGCAATCCAGATGTTATTTGGGTTGGTACAGGTGAAGGAAATCCTCGAAATAGTCTTAACGGCGGATATGGTATTTATAAAAGTTTAGATGCAGGAACCACTTGGCAATTGATGGGCTTAGAGAAAACACGAAATATTCACAGAATAATTATTGATAAAGATAATCCTAATACGGTGTATGTTGCAGCAATTGGTTCTCCTTGGGGCGAGCATCCTGAACGTGGTGTTTTTAAAACTACTGATGGCGGTAAAACGTGGACAAAATCACTTTTTGTAAATAATAAAACAGGAGCGGCCGATTTGGTGGTAGATGCTACCAATCCCAATAAATTGATAGCTGCCATGTGGGAACACCGGCGTAAACCTTGGACTTTTAACTCGGGTGGAGAAGGATCTGGATTGTATATTACCTATGATGGTGGTGAAAATTGGACAAAAAAAACAGATGAAGACGGACTACCAAAAGGAAATTTGGGCAGAATCGGTTTGGCAATAGCACCTAGCAACCCAAAAATTGTGTATGCGTTAATCGAGTCCAAAAAAAATGCATTATATAAATCTGAAGATGGAGGTATTAAATGGAAAAAAATAAACGACAAATCAGGAATTGGAAACCGCCCGTTTTACTATTACGATTTGTTTGTCGATTCTAAAAATGAAAATAGATTATACACAGTTTTTACCTACGTAAATGTAAGTGATGATGGTGGTAAATCGTTTAAACAATTGATGCCAGCGTACAATTCCAATGCGGGTATTCATCCTGATCATCATGCTTGGTATATCCATCCTGAGGATCCTAGTTTTATGATAGATGGTAACGATGGTGGATTGAATATTACACGTGATAAAGGCAAAACATGGCGTTTTGTCGAAAATTTGCCAGTGGGACAATTTTATCATATTGCTTATGACATGGATTACCCCTACAATCTTTATGGTGGAATGCAAGATAATGGTTCGTGGATTGGCCCGGCCTATGTGTTAAAAGCACAAGGTATACGGAATTCATATTGGCAAGAATTGATGTTCGGCGATGGTTTTGATGTGATTCCTGATCCTAAAAATTCGCGATACGGTTATGGAATGTCGCAACAAGGTTA from Aureibaculum sp. 2308TA14-22 includes:
- a CDS encoding TPM domain-containing protein, whose protein sequence is MHKTKSIYFHFIVFAIFLLSFSFEGYCQEIPEKKHPDKAVQDYINLLSEDEQRLLNIKLKNYADTTSTGIAIAIRNDIKDDINFYAAKMLTEWGLGQAEEDNGILLVLDTNQRKIAISTGYGVEHLLTDALSKRIITNIITPQFKQGNFYSGLDKGTSAIIQIMNGEYKGSPQRSNDGGDGIPFVFIILFLIILFIILSNRNKRNRGNKGNRGNRRDDVARSILEAIILSRSGRGGFGGGGGFGGSSGGGSFGGGGFGGFGGGMGGGGGASGSW
- a CDS encoding MBL fold metallo-hydrolase: MRKITFIFILISLFSCNKKQEKTDTAPNPTDPYILVLGTAQDAGYPQIACQKECCERVAKNTELKRFVSSIALVDSVSNESWIFDATPDFTAQTQLLSAHLKDKPLPDGIFLTHGHMGHYTGLMFLGREALGAKNMPVYVMPKMKTYLTKNGPWSQLVKLNNIDLKPLQEDSIIELNERISVTPIQVPHRDEFTETVGFIINNQKKKALFIPDIDKWEKWDRNIVDYIKEVDIALLDATFFKDGEINRDMNEVPHPFVEESMTLLENLSEKDKNKVHFIHFNHTNPLLINGSKAQKTVIEKGFNTAKQGMTIDL